The uncultured Ilyobacter sp. genome has a segment encoding these proteins:
- a CDS encoding efflux RND transporter periplasmic adaptor subunit produces MKKILISIFIILVLAACGKEKEQGVQVKEKPRSVRYIVAEDKTYEFQRVFAGNIISETESNLSFRVSGTIIKKYAKLGDYVKKDQVLAVLDNEDYKLEVENAAAQYESSRAKLAEADAQMKSAKASLINSKNEYARIEKLYYDDNVSKSQYDSSKADRDVTESQLVQFEAYKKSAQSNLKASEIQLAQSKLKLSYTKLLAPEDGFITFEEKEENETVSSGTPVYKISLGEKVQTETFIPETMISLIKNGQKVTVKINALPGKMYGGEIKEIGTSSEGYGNTFPVKIELLEKDEQIKPGMSSKISFDLNQESDDRMIIPISALDQNPAGEKYVYSVEKIKDGVGSVAKSVVTIGEITSEGVEVLSGIKSGDYIITSGVTQITEGQEVSVSLKEEN; encoded by the coding sequence ATGAAGAAAATTTTGATTTCTATATTTATAATTTTAGTCTTGGCAGCTTGTGGAAAGGAAAAAGAGCAAGGGGTTCAAGTAAAGGAAAAACCAAGATCAGTGAGATATATAGTGGCGGAAGATAAAACTTATGAATTTCAAAGAGTCTTTGCAGGGAATATTATATCCGAAACTGAGTCAAACCTGAGTTTCAGGGTTTCTGGAACAATAATAAAAAAATATGCCAAATTAGGAGATTATGTAAAAAAAGATCAGGTTTTGGCAGTGTTAGATAATGAGGACTATAAATTAGAGGTAGAAAATGCCGCAGCCCAGTATGAGAGCAGCAGGGCAAAATTAGCAGAGGCTGATGCTCAAATGAAGAGTGCAAAGGCTTCTTTAATAAACTCTAAGAATGAATATGCTCGTATTGAAAAATTATATTATGACGATAACGTATCTAAAAGTCAGTATGATTCATCTAAAGCAGACAGGGATGTTACAGAGTCTCAGCTGGTTCAGTTCGAAGCCTATAAAAAATCTGCCCAGTCAAATCTAAAGGCAAGTGAGATACAGCTGGCCCAAAGTAAGCTGAAGTTATCATACACAAAGCTTCTAGCACCTGAAGACGGATTTATAACCTTTGAGGAAAAAGAGGAAAATGAAACGGTTTCTTCGGGAACACCGGTTTATAAAATCAGTCTGGGAGAAAAAGTGCAGACTGAAACCTTTATACCTGAAACTATGATAAGTCTCATAAAAAATGGGCAAAAAGTCACTGTGAAGATAAATGCCCTGCCTGGAAAAATGTATGGCGGAGAAATAAAAGAGATAGGTACATCCTCAGAAGGTTATGGAAACACCTTTCCTGTAAAAATAGAGCTACTTGAAAAAGACGAACAGATAAAACCTGGGATGTCTTCTAAAATAAGTTTTGATCTGAATCAAGAGAGTGACGACAGAATGATAATTCCTATAAGTGCCTTGGATCAGAATCCTGCCGGAGAAAAATATGTATACTCAGTGGAAAAAATAAAAGACGGAGTGGGGAGTGTAGCAAAGTCCGTGGTGACGATAGGAGAGATAACTTCTGAGGGCGTAGAGGTATTAAGTGGAATAAAATCAGGAGACTATATCATAACTTCTGGGGTGACTCAGATAACAGAAGGGCAAGAGGTCTCCGTATCTTTAAAGGAGGAAAATTAG
- a CDS encoding TolC family protein: MKRRVLVFFLSFGIFIMSFGKEIGIGVIYGNKSKEVNEYLKITLEKELGKNFENTQFDPVIKKEIIVSQGDIKDVVDKLQENSEIDAIISLDINSPENMKGSFDKLVIAPFFFGKIENVKNLNTISTDYNLTEVLEILTEIKEIKKIGIVYSSGFEKIAREYKEKIISDKIFKGENLNIISLENPKEKYTADILENDGLIIISNEDIALKEVVMRASENKIPSFSLFFDTENNTDFFMGYSTKEAQERSIRAAALNLLKYYEKREFSELTTKLDSENLNIFIDYKVAQILDLYPGDFLSEKIRMVNETEIGTVKLSLKDALDKLFENNTDVKSKKQDVTSSRYDVKIAKAAVKPNLTANLDYDKQDNTRARLYSTGAENSLQVGAKISQVIYDESTFSNITIQKKLYDAVKEELRDKEISQVQSLIEAYLGVLKSKSRLEIEKYNISLVKRYLNLAKTKYSIGSGGPEDVYRFESELADSITNIEDIRSDILSGNSDLNRLLDSSMDTYFSLSEDGIVDIIGLYLFRDFENELNKPWKFDRVKNYFIEQGLENSPEIKSIDAKIAAKERELKAAKRKRYVPTITASGNYDRDIVDPWGTGSDNSDSDEYWNAGVGFSIPIYKGGELSYNKKQLEAELEKLKLDRKTAVSEISKDISSQYAKVSASYRKIKSAEKSAEASRKNLKLQTELYVEGKITITDMLDARNSLIGAEQKKTSVKFDFFISQAKLEKLCGKYYFENSSDEKEVERENIKNLITTK; this comes from the coding sequence TCTTGTATTTTTTTTGTCATTTGGGATATTTATCATGTCCTTTGGAAAAGAGATAGGTATAGGGGTTATATATGGTAATAAGTCTAAGGAAGTCAATGAGTATTTGAAGATTACCTTAGAAAAGGAGCTGGGTAAAAATTTTGAAAATACTCAGTTTGATCCAGTAATAAAAAAAGAGATAATTGTTTCTCAAGGTGATATTAAAGATGTTGTAGATAAGCTTCAGGAGAACAGTGAGATAGATGCTATTATCTCTCTTGATATAAATTCACCTGAAAATATGAAGGGGTCTTTTGATAAGCTTGTAATAGCACCATTTTTCTTCGGTAAGATTGAAAATGTAAAAAATCTAAATACAATTTCAACTGATTACAACTTGACAGAGGTTTTGGAAATACTGACAGAGATCAAAGAAATAAAGAAAATAGGAATCGTTTATTCTTCAGGATTTGAAAAAATAGCGAGGGAATATAAAGAAAAAATAATATCTGATAAGATTTTTAAGGGGGAAAATCTAAATATTATCTCTTTAGAAAATCCAAAAGAAAAATATACCGCTGACATATTAGAAAATGACGGTCTGATAATTATTTCAAATGAAGATATAGCTCTAAAGGAAGTAGTGATGAGGGCATCTGAAAATAAGATTCCTAGTTTTTCACTTTTCTTTGACACAGAAAATAATACAGATTTTTTTATGGGGTATTCTACAAAAGAGGCACAAGAAAGAAGCATACGTGCAGCTGCATTAAACCTCTTAAAATACTATGAAAAAAGAGAATTTTCAGAACTGACTACAAAGTTAGACTCAGAAAATTTAAATATTTTTATAGACTATAAGGTGGCTCAGATTTTAGACTTATATCCAGGCGACTTTTTATCTGAAAAAATCAGGATGGTAAACGAGACAGAAATAGGAACAGTAAAACTCAGCTTAAAAGATGCTTTAGATAAACTTTTTGAAAACAATACAGACGTGAAATCAAAGAAGCAGGATGTGACCTCAAGTAGATACGATGTAAAAATAGCTAAAGCTGCTGTAAAACCCAATCTGACAGCAAACTTGGATTACGATAAGCAGGATAATACAAGGGCTAGACTTTATTCTACAGGCGCAGAAAATTCATTGCAGGTTGGAGCTAAAATTAGTCAGGTAATTTATGACGAAAGTACCTTTTCAAACATAACAATTCAAAAGAAACTCTATGATGCTGTAAAAGAGGAACTGAGAGACAAAGAGATTAGTCAGGTTCAAAGTTTAATTGAAGCTTATCTTGGCGTATTAAAATCTAAATCCAGACTTGAAATAGAAAAATACAATATAAGCCTTGTAAAAAGATACTTGAATCTTGCAAAAACAAAGTACAGTATTGGAAGCGGCGGACCTGAAGATGTATACCGTTTTGAAAGTGAACTTGCAGATTCTATAACCAACATTGAAGATATAAGAAGTGACATATTATCTGGAAACTCAGATCTTAACAGACTTTTAGACAGTTCTATGGATACATATTTTTCTCTTAGTGAAGATGGAATTGTCGATATCATCGGTCTTTATTTATTCAGAGATTTTGAAAATGAGTTAAATAAGCCTTGGAAATTTGACAGGGTCAAAAACTATTTTATTGAACAGGGACTGGAAAATTCTCCTGAAATAAAAAGTATAGATGCTAAAATTGCTGCAAAAGAGAGGGAACTGAAGGCTGCAAAAAGAAAAAGATATGTTCCTACAATAACAGCTAGTGGAAACTACGATAGAGACATTGTAGATCCTTGGGGAACAGGGTCTGACAACAGTGATTCTGATGAGTACTGGAATGCAGGAGTAGGATTTTCTATCCCTATCTATAAAGGCGGGGAGCTGTCTTATAATAAAAAACAGCTAGAGGCAGAATTGGAGAAGTTAAAACTTGACAGAAAAACTGCGGTTTCTGAGATTTCAAAAGATATATCCAGCCAGTATGCAAAAGTTTCTGCAAGTTACAGAAAAATAAAGTCGGCAGAAAAATCAGCAGAGGCCTCGAGAAAGAACCTCAAACTTCAGACAGAGCTATATGTAGAAGGTAAAATAACAATAACGGATATGTTAGATGCTAGAAACAGCCTTATAGGGGCAGAACAGAAAAAAACTTCTGTAAAATTTGATTTTTTCATCTCACAGGCTAAGCTAGAAAAATTGTGTGGAAAATATTATTTTGAGAACAGCAGCGACGAAAAAGAAGTGGAGAGGGAAAATATCAAAAATCTAATTACAACAAAGTAG